TAAAGTTCTTTTTTTGGCTTGTACATTCTGACAATTAAAATTTCATAAATAGTTGagtttttttccatttttttcttttaatcattttttttaatcaaaatccAATGCAAAGCAAAAGCAACAAGTCTACTTTTTTCATATCAGCACAATATTTTTTTGTTTCGGTATCAATGTTTTTAATAATCATGGAATTGGAATGAGAATTCTGGCTAATTAacaattttaatattaatttttagtatattgtagtgttttattttttcaattgcCAACTTTAATCCATAACATCTACATTATTGTCAATTATTGGAATACACTAAATCTGCCTaattacaattgtcaccataaataaaatttacttaattttaaaatttttcatttcataACTGCTACCATtattcactaatattgcaatacaataaatatatgtaatcaTTAGAAAAATAAGGGTACTTTGGGCatcacaaaaaaataatttggatATCGTTCTTCATTTTAAATTTACTCTTATTATAATTCTTATTTTATAAATGGAGATGGCTTCTGCATGGCTTGATAGATGGACTTATTTGTTCAAACCAATACAAAATGAAGCATTCCTATATTACTGCAAATAACAATGCTTATCTTCCCTTAAATGTCAGTTATTTGGATGTTGTCTTTGGCATTATTTGAATTATATTTTGATCTTTTTAATTCTTTTGCTATTCACTTTATGTCATTTTACGAAtagttttcagtttttcttgttttgaggAATTGCTATAAATGATAATAATGGTTTATATGGTGctatttcagattttttttccaatttaatATTGCTATTTCAGTTATAAAGTTGTTATACCTTTTTGTATATTGAAATTCCATTGGGTGAAACATGAAAAATTCTTCCCCTTATGAATTGGATGTGAACAActtatttaatttatccaaGAAATGTTTCTCaaatcattaaatcatttcaCTGTTTATAACTTTAAGAAGATGTTTCTCAAATCAATATGGTATGATGCAATATGGTGATCTTAGTAATCAACCATTATTTTCTTCTAAACCATCTACAATTAAGATTATATGAAACTTTAACCAGAAATTAATAAGGGCAtaattgaaatgacaaaaaataaGATCAAGGCTACACTTTTTACGTAGTAATGACCAGGTGGGTTGGTTCGCAATCCGTTGTTCAAGCATTGGGAGCTTTCTTTTCTGTTCTGGAGGTTTCGGTGGAGCTACGAAGTTTTCGAggttttgacttttgagcacaatttacctaattcttccatgtTAGATACATGTGAAGGTAACAAAGGATTGATTCTGAATTTCGGACCATATGCTTCAATTCTGATGGTGAAACCTTTCAAAGAAGGCGTCCCACGGTATACTAGTGTCTGCCGACCAAACATCTTTATTCAATTGGCGTTTACTCAATTTAATGAATCAAGACAACGCTTCCTCGCTACTGTATTATGTAGTTGACTCCAACGATTGTCAAAGTCTTGAACACATTTATTTCATGTCAGATCCTCGCACTGAATCGGGCTCTTACGTGTGGTGTTCTGTGAGATTTTAGTCTGAGAATGATTTATGTTGTGTTATCCATTTCAATAGTGTCTCAACTCCCAACTGCCTGGTACAGTTCTGCTCGGTAATAAATCATTGGAGCGATACGTAATCAGAAGTCAGAACAGACAGTTTGGTTACTTCAACAAGGATAGTGAGTGGAAAGGCAGAGATAGAGATCATGCTCGATAGTTCATTCAAAATTACTTCCATGTTTCCATTCTCAACAAAACAGATAAATTTACAGCGAACTCCAGcaagaagggggaaaaaaaagaaaagaattataTCAAGTGCATGATTTTTGTATCTTAAATCAACAAAGATGTATGAATCTCTAGGTATCAActaaaagaagcaaaaagaaaatcatgtATGAACAGAAAATTCTTGTCGAATTCAATGACCTATACAATTCTGCTTTTGCTCGAGGGCATTCCTCAACTACCGGCCATCAAGGATAGTTACCGTAAGTTGGTTTACAGTGCAAGATTCATCTTGTCTACTTGAAGATGAAGTTGTATCATGGGGCCTTCTTCCAAGGCAAAATCCGGGGTGTTTAGGCTGGGGCAGTGATGCACTTTCACTGCTTAACATCAGAACCACAGTTCCCATGTTCGGTCTATCTTCTGCATGCTCCTGCACGCAAAGTAGACCCGCATGTATGCATCTCATTACGTCAACAGTGGAATACAGTTCACCTGCTGCTGAATCCATTACTTCTAATCCTCTGCCTTCCCTCCACAGCTTCCAAGCCTGTGCGATTTCATGTAATCTTTTTGTCAGTGACCACAATTTCATCAATGCCCTTTTCCTTAGGAAAGAAAAGTTTATAGAAGTATGGATATGTAACTCTTTGTTTTCAATGCAAAAATTTAACACACAAATTTTGAATAAGCTAGACTTACATGTGCAAGAAGATTGAGTTGGTTGTTCATATGATAGAATCCTCTGTTCTTCTTACCACTCACTATCTCCAAGACAAGAACTCCAAAACTGAAAACGTCAGATTTAATAGAGAAGACGCCATCCATTGCGTATTCTGGGGACATGTAAccgctgcaaaaaaaaaaaagcatccaGGATATAGTTGTAAGTGGCAGTGCATTAATGTAAAGCCGAATGCTACTAAGGATTTGCATTTGCTGCTTACTATGTTCCAACTACTCTTCTTGTGTTTGCTTCTGTCTCATCTCCTCCAAAAATTCTTGCCATgccaaaatctgaaattttggggTTCATTTCTTTGTCAAGGAGAATATTGCTTGCTTTGAGGTCTCTATGAATAATTCTGAACCGTGAGTCTTGGTGTAGGTAAAGAAGGCCCCGAGCAATCCCACAAATGATGTTGAAACGCCTTTGCCAATGGAGCAACGAGCTTCTCTCTTTATCTGAGCAAATTAGGCATACATCCATCAAAACTAGTTGTCgagattttgaagaaaattgtAACTCTGCTAAGTGCGTTCCAATAACAAAAACCATATTGGCAAAACTACAAGAACAGCAGGCTTACTAAACAAGATTGAATCCAGGCTCTTATTTTCCATATATTCGTAAATGAGAATCTTCTCTTCCATGTTGATGCAACAACCTAAAAGGCGAACTAAATTTCTGTGCTGAAGCCTAGCGATCAATCTAACTTCGTTTTTGAATTCTTCTATTCCTTGCCCCGAGTTCTTGGAGAGCCTTTTCACTGCTACTTCTTGATCTTCAACCAACATACCCTGATATCATCATTAAGACATTGTCGCAAGCTCTTCTTTTGACGTTGAAAGTACTTCAATATATCAACTCCTCGAATCATAATTGAGACATACCTTATAAACACAGCCAAATCCACCTTGTCCTAGCTTATTCTTTTCAGAGAAGTTGTCTGTAGCCAATGTTATGGTGCTAAAATCAAATAATGGAAGCTCAAGTTCCTCAGTGGTGCTTTCACCAGAATGATCCCTTTTACTGGGAATAACTGCTGCTTTCAACAGAAGATCTTGACTTCTTTCGCGTGAACCTGGAGAAAATGAAAGCAGGCATTGTTAAGTATTATGCAATAACTCTTGAGTATTTAATAATACCACTGAAGCTTGGAGAAAATCTGTAACTTTTTAGTTACCTCTATGATCTATAATGCTCTTTTGGACATGTTGCGATTTCCTCTTCCAAACAAAAATTATACCTATTACTGAGAGCATAAGAAGAATACCAGCTGCTATGGCTGTCACAATGATGATCCTAGTTTTCTTGTCAGAGTCATTTCCAGAGCCAACATTACCAGCCTGATCTGAAATCCAAATGGAAAAATCAGAAATATTAGCCCGCCGCACGTTTGAACATCTTAATCAACACTAAAAGAGTGCTAATGCAGGGCTGTAGTGCGGACTAACTGAACTACAACAAGTATGCCTTTTTTCCCTTATTGCAGGAAGGACAAAAACTAGATGGTTTTGTAACTTAAGCAGCATATATGAAGTCTTGATTCATTGGACAGTACATGTTTACCTCTTGTGTCATTATTCATGCTAGAAATAACATCAGGAGAAATGTCGATTAGAAATCATGGAATTCCTTTCATACATGCTGACTGAAACTAGCCAGACTGCCAGAGGATGATACAAAGAGTAAGGATCATAGACTTGGACTAAACTGTTAGGCTCCCATTAAGATCACATTGGAGGCTTATGTAAATCCGGCAGTGTGTGATTATAATTATATGTATCCTCGGTTAAGGACGGTAGCCCTTGGCAAAATAGGCATTTACATTGCTGATTATTTAACATTCAATCTTGGTCTTTAGTAAGATATACAATTCGTTCTTACTTAACTAGTCCTTGCTTCCTTAAATTATCAATTTTCTTTTATGTAACATTTACTCCCTAATTATAGGGGTTAATCTGCAATTAAGCCTTCCCAGACCAGTCCATAGTCCAAGTTCTGTGCATGGAAGTTGGGCCAGAGCCCAATACCTTCCCGCGTGCCCAGTATTTTCACAAATCTAAGCCCTTAAGACATCCAGCTGCTTAATTTATCGCTCATTAACCTCATCATCCCTAGTGATCTTCGTAATCAAACCACTAATGACATCACAAGTTCTTAAGCTCAGTTGTAATCACTCataaagcaaaaaggaaaaataaaaagttttttaaaagcTACTTTATCAAATAAAAACCATAAAAACGTCTTGGCCCAACTGGAAATTCTATTTTATCAAAAGGCAAAAGATAGCAATTAAGCCCGAAGCAAAAGAACAAATGCAAGttggttaatacataaattcattattttcagaaaaagaaaaaaaaaataaagactcACAACTCCACAAATGCAAACTCATAGTGGTTACTTAGTGTGGCTAAATCATAGATAAAAAGTTTTGAGATCAACTTAAATGTGAAAAGTTTTTCTTTTGACTTCCAAAGAAGATGATATTTTCTTGCACTTAAATGTCAAAGTTGTAAAAATCCATCCATGAGACTTGGACCATTTTATGGCCTGAATTTAATGGCGACAAATAAATATTATTGTTTTTGGAATGAAATATTATGCAATACAGGActcagtttgtttggatagtgaatTATTTACGTAAATTTATttacttgcatcataaatacattttttattcactttttttcaCATATGTCACATAAAAAAGTACTGAAGTAGTTTTAAAAAGGAAATTGTCCTAAATAATCTACCATCCAAACACAATAATATGGATTGCAAGTCATGCTCGGACAGTCTTGTTAGTTAAGTACCGCTACTTAACTTACCAACCCTTGCCACCAGGTCAACAACGTCGGCCAATGGCGGTTGAAGATTGGGTAATTTTCAGACCCTTTTCTATTTCTATGGGGTTTTAGCAGAAGAAACATATGAATTGGAATTAGGTCCCGTCGCATTCAGGTGAGCGTTAAATATAGACTTATTACTAAGAGGGCCCggtttatttgaaaattcttgGTGGGATATCTCCAAAATCGAAAATTCAGCTTGAGCCCGCCTCTAGAACGTCACGCAGCTATTCAAGGATTCCTCGTGGACCCAAGAAACTACACATTGCATGATTTATGACCCTAATATTAATATTATTGGCTTAGCTCTAATCATAGTGATTGATTTGCATAATGTTCAATACTAATTATGCACTAATAGACCCTTTATATTGATCCTGACTTTGACTAGATTCCAATATTGTCAGTTATCAATTCTTGAACATTCTTATggcaaaggaaaacaaaaagaattttTGCATtgtaaaagaaaagagagaaaggtaTTACTTGGAGAGAGAAACCCTTGTGTTTGGCAATATGTGATGGACATAATTATGTATTATCATTTCGAATTAAGATTTTTGAGAGTGGATTTGAAAATAAGAGCGCCACTTCATAAAAGTCTATTTTGTTGTTTAGTAGTAGTGGTTTATTAGATACGGAAACTCAAGAATTAATTTTGGGTTAGGTGAAGTCAAGGCTACTCCGATGGGCTGACTAAACTGCTTCAAAAATAATTAATGGGTAAGAATTGGCATGCATTTTTTTACATTAGTTCAATTTTCTTTGTCAAGCAAATCGTGCCGAACGATTTCTAATtagtttattaataatattggcTTCTGTTTTGTTCATGCgatttcaccattttcttcgaCTAATTTTAAGGCAGCAAAATAATGGTATACTAAACTCAAAACAAATCCTCCACAATATCCACCTAGCTAGCTATGATCATAGTTTATTCAGAATTTCTACCTAGCTATTCAGTGCAAGAAAGCAAATCCCAAATCTGAAAAAATTCTGAACAGTAAAGGAGGGGCCTTTATAAAAAGGATTAATGCCAAAAGCCTAAAACTACTTGCAATCGGGTGCTTGATGTAGAATTTTGGATGGCGACCGCCCGGCCATGATTGATATAGTAGTATATTTGATACGATTCCCCTATCTGCTAAATACTACAGTACTTCTCAATAAAAGATAAAGATGGCGGCCATGTCAGAAGAAGTATAGCTGGAAACACTACTAATAAACGATCATCATTCTTTGGTCGCTGTTTtctcagaaaaaaaaatatgcgATAGCCGATAGGTATTATTCAATTATCCACTTACCAACTTCATCAATTTTTCAAAGCGTTGCACCAAACGTTTTGTTCTCacattaaaaattaaaaacactTGGCGAGAACCCCACTGCCAATACACATAAATAATTATGAACAAAAATTTTAACTTAACATTAGTCAAAAATAGGTgaaattggtttttttttttttaaaaaaaaaaaaattcccaagTTTTGCATAAATACCCGTCgaacttttttcatttttggcaAATACACTTGaaactttcattttcattatcAGACCCCTAATATCTCGCCGTTAACCACCCCAAAAACTTTTTAAACTCTATATTAGCACTATAGTAGTGAAATTAGAATCTAAAGCGTATTTCCTTTCATCTTAGGAGTTAAAACAATatagtactttatttttttctggGGTCTGTTTCCattcttttctcctctcttcCTTCTTCTTTCCTTAGCAGTTACCACCCCCCACCATCCTTTCTAAAATATAAGTACTAATACTTATGAAACATAATGGACGGCTAATGCAATTATAATTTGATAGGCAATGCATTTATGGCCGAAGACAAATTAGTCCAACTTTCTGGCAAAAATTGAACCGAACGCATCAAAATTTGCAGCTAATTATATTGAAAGAAACGTACCTAAATCTGAAGCTGCCACCCGAACATACAGATCTTGGCCACCTTCATCCGCCGCATACAGCCTCATATCAAGAAGGTCCGTGGCCCAAATAGCACATCCAGAACCACCAGCTGTAAGATTCGAATTAGCGTAAGCCGTACAAGAACAATTTTTCCGGCACATCGTTTCACAGTCGGCTAAACTCATGCCGGAGACCACAAGCGTGCTAGAACTCTCCGGCAATTTCATGTTATGCAGTGACAAAAACCCGTCATTCCCACAATCCAATTTATGCTTCCTGACACATCCATCGGATCCATCTCTCAGATTCCAAGCCTGTGGATTTCTGGGCTCAAATC
This portion of the Coffea arabica cultivar ET-39 chromosome 2e, Coffea Arabica ET-39 HiFi, whole genome shotgun sequence genome encodes:
- the LOC140036641 gene encoding receptor-like serine/threonine-protein kinase SD1-8 isoform X2; this encodes MSCIIIKPHFFQIFLFFGSLALFVTNFAVAFDVLTSTEPLTKDQTLVSSGENFELGFFRPGDSNKWYVGIWYKKILTGKTIVWVANRDNPLTNSSGLLKIGDDGNIQILDQAANTIWSSNLSRVGNTVAQLLDSGNFILRYTDDADPENYLWQSFDHPTDTLLPGMKLGWDAKTGLNRYLTSWKNADNPSSGDYSFVLDIHGFPECFLMNKGNKSYRSGPWNGLRFSGVPEMKASSPVMTFLFVNTKDEVYYSFELHNASLYSRLVVSYSGSLQRFTWIDDSKIWNLFWYARKDQCDAYKECGNYGVCDTNASPVCNCMQGFEPRNPQAWNLRDGSDGCVRKHKLDCGNDGFLSLHNMKLPESSSTLVVSGMSLADCETMCRKNCSCTAYANSNLTAGGSGCAIWATDLLDMRLYAADEGGQDLYVRVAASDLDQAGNVGSGNDSDKKTRIIIVTAIAAGSRERSQDLLLKAAVIPSKRDHSGESTTEELELPLFDFSTITLATDNFSEKNKLGQGGFGCVYKGMLVEDQEVAVKRLSKNSGQGIEEFKNEVRLIARLQHRNLVRLLGCCINMEEKILIYEYMENKSLDSILFNKERSSLLHWQRRFNIICGIARGLLYLHQDSRFRIIHRDLKASNILLDKEMNPKISDFGMARIFGGDETEANTRRVVGTYGYMSPEYAMDGVFSIKSDVFSFGVLVLEIVSGKKNRGFYHMNNQLNLLAHAWKLWREGRGLEVMDSAAGELYSTVDVMRCIHAGLLCVQEHAEDRPNMGTVVLMLSSESASLPQPKHPGFCLGRRPHDTTSSSSRQDESCTVNQLTVTILDGR
- the LOC140036641 gene encoding receptor-like serine/threonine-protein kinase SD1-8 isoform X1, giving the protein MSCIIIKPHFFQIFLFFGSLALFVTNFAVAFDVLTSTEPLTKDQTLVSSGENFELGFFRPGDSNKWYVGIWYKKILTGKTIVWVANRDNPLTNSSGLLKIGDDGNIQILDQAANTIWSSNLSRVGNTVAQLLDSGNFILRYTDDADPENYLWQSFDHPTDTLLPGMKLGWDAKTGLNRYLTSWKNADNPSSGDYSFVLDIHGFPECFLMNKGNKSYRSGPWNGLRFSGVPEMKASSPVMTFLFVNTKDEVYYSFELHNASLYSRLVVSYSGSLQRFTWIDDSKIWNLFWYARKDQCDAYKECGNYGVCDTNASPVCNCMQGFEPRNPQAWNLRDGSDGCVRKHKLDCGNDGFLSLHNMKLPESSSTLVVSGMSLADCETMCRKNCSCTAYANSNLTAGGSGCAIWATDLLDMRLYAADEGGQDLYVRVAASDLDQAGNVGSGNDSDKKTRIIIVTAIAAGILLMLSVIGIIFVWKRKSQHVQKSIIDHRGSRERSQDLLLKAAVIPSKRDHSGESTTEELELPLFDFSTITLATDNFSEKNKLGQGGFGCVYKGMLVEDQEVAVKRLSKNSGQGIEEFKNEVRLIARLQHRNLVRLLGCCINMEEKILIYEYMENKSLDSILFNKERSSLLHWQRRFNIICGIARGLLYLHQDSRFRIIHRDLKASNILLDKEMNPKISDFGMARIFGGDETEANTRRVVGTYGYMSPEYAMDGVFSIKSDVFSFGVLVLEIVSGKKNRGFYHMNNQLNLLAHAWKLWREGRGLEVMDSAAGELYSTVDVMRCIHAGLLCVQEHAEDRPNMGTVVLMLSSESASLPQPKHPGFCLGRRPHDTTSSSSRQDESCTVNQLTVTILDGR